The Ranitomeya variabilis isolate aRanVar5 chromosome 7, aRanVar5.hap1, whole genome shotgun sequence genome includes a window with the following:
- the LOC143785866 gene encoding uncharacterized protein LOC143785866 — MSSRELRQLIMDNIAWMNRPENRNQSPVIGRLRSSQTRGGRIEDDRDYLPSPERRRRVRDPSRRSVREETRHRSRSPHRPLPDRPISPEPLPPTTRPDNLRPAEALPPTTLPDNLRPAEALPPTTLPDNLRPAEALPPTTLPDRHSSADASLPSSSNNRSGGNEAATTSGADPQPNFIPPSVGTDAENQAGLDSVEDTTPPQAAPLRRRGRRRGMTRIRQIERLPTRSATGQEEIPSCAICLGDYEVGEQLIVLPCRHLFHQSCITPWLRQNRYCPYCRQNCFQQNRQRRA; from the exons ATGAGTTCTCGGGAATTGAGGCAGCTGATCATGGACAACATTGCATGGATGAACCGGCCAGAAAACCGAA ATCAGAGCCCTGTGATCGGAAGACTCAGGTCGTCTCAGACAAGAGGAGGAAGGATTGAAGATGACAGAGATTATTTACCTTCTCCAGAGAGAAGAAGAAGAGTTAGAGACCCATCCAGGCGCTCAGTACGAGAGGAGACCAGACACAGGAGCCGTTCGCCACATAGGCCGCTACCTGACCGTCCCATCTCTCCTGagcctttaccaccgaccacgcgccctgacaatctcaggcctgcggaggctttaccaccgaccacgctccctgacaatctcaggcctgcggaagctttaccaccgaccacgctccctgacaatctcaggcctgcggaggctttaccaccgaccacgctccctgaccGTCACAGTTCTGCTGATGCGTCACTACCGAGCAGCAGCAATAACAGGAGTGGTGGAAATGAAGCGGCAACCACCTCCGGGGCCGATCCTCAGCCAAATTTTATTCCACCATCCGTGGGCACAGATGCTGAGAATCAGGCCGGATTAGATTCAGTTGAGGATACAACCCCACCGCAGGCTGCACCCCTGCGGAGGAGAGGACGGCGGAGAGGAATGACAAGGATACGGCAAATAGAACGCCTTCCTACCAGGAGCGCCACAGGCCAGGAGGAGATTCCTTCTTGTGCCATATGCCTAGGTGATTATGAAGTAGGTGAGCAGCTTATTGTGCTGCCCTGCCGACATCTTTTTCATCAGAGCTGCATTACACCATGGCTCCGCCAAAACCGCTACTGTCCTTACTGccgccaaaactgtttccaacagaaCAGACAGAGAAGAGCATAA
- the LOC143785076 gene encoding uncharacterized protein LOC143785076: protein MKRMRSGSKALGRRLNPLQGTVDPPSPSVVLSAAAPLRCALGSGPPPLCSRRRPPSAVLSAAAPLRCALGSGPPPLCSRQRPPSVVLSAAATLRCALGSAAVSRAPGRLLPITALFPLQGGRSCPVSPLHSGEQPTLDAQDPEARSQKLRDKLQSVASPPPASMSRSARMLLLSAAKSRKRRPPITAVPSPSIPPCGDRGSQQGDSPVSSGSCPETPMTRLHPSKKEHETPNCRLKMEEARRRKRAQTRTSERHRTPRRA from the exons atgaagaggatgaggagcggCTCGAAGGCTCTGGG GAGGAGACTGAATCCTCTGCAGGGGACTGTAGATCCTCCGtccccctccgttgtgctctcagcagcggcccccctccgttgtgctctcggcagcggcccccctccgttgtgctctcggcgGCGGCCCCCCTCCGCtgtgctctcggcagcggcccccctccgttgtgctctcggcagcggcccccctccgttgtgctctcggcagcggccaccctccgttgtgctctcggcagcggccaccctccgttgtgctctcggcagcgCTGCCGTTAGTCGAGCTCCAGGCCGTCTGTTACCCATCACTGCTCTTTTTCCCTTACAGGGCGGCCGCTCCTGTCCAGTCTCTCCCCTACACTCCGGAGAGCAGCCCACCCTGGACGCTCAGGACCCCGAGGCCCG GAGTCAGAAGCTGCGAGACAAGCTGCAGAGCGTGGCCTCCCCTCCCCCGGCCTCCATGAGCCGCTCCGCGCGCATGCTTCTGCTGTCTGCAGCCAAGTCCCGAAAACGCCGCCCTCCAATTACTGCCGTTCCGAGCCCCTCCATCCCGCCATGtggggaccgtggcagccagcagGGGGACAGCCCGGTGTCCTCCG GATCTTGTCCCGAGACCCCCATGACGAGACTCCACCCATCAAAGAAGGAACACGAGACCCCTAATTGCCGACTGAAAATGGAGGAGGCCCGAAGAAG GAAGAGAGCGCAGACTCGTACCAGCGAGAGACACCGGACACCAAGGAGAGCGTGA